Within the Thalassotalea ponticola genome, the region TATTGGTGTACGCCTTTGTCAACGGCAGCGTTACACCGGCAACTTGACTAAGGCGAGTGGCCAACTGCTCTGCGCGTTGATGGTCATCGGCAAGGCGCTTAACATTTTCCGTTAGAGCGTAATGACCAGCCGCCGCTAAAATACCAGACTGACGCATACCACCACCGAGCATTTTTCGCCAATGACGGGCTTCGTCAATCAATGTTTTTGAACTGACTAACAGTGATCCAACTGGTGCCCCCAACCCCTTGGATAAGCAAATTGACACGCTGTCAAAGTCTGCAGCTAACTGTGCCGCACTGCACTTGGTATCAACCGCTGCGTTAAACAAACGCGCCCCATCTAAGTGCATGCGCAAATTGTAGTTATTGGCTATATCGCGAACGGCCGCGGTGTAACCGGGTGGTAAACTGCGTCCGCCATGGGTGTTCTCTAAGCAAATTAACTTGGTTCGCGCGTAGTGTACATCTTTCGGTTTAATCGCATTTTCAAGTTCGGTCAAATCCATTGTCGCATCGTTGGCCAAGGCCACAGTTTGCGGTTGTATGCTGCCCAGAACGGCCGCTCCGCCACCTTCGTAAAGGTAGGTGTGTGCGGCGCTGCCAACAATGTACTCATCTCCTCGTCCACAATGCGATAGCAAGCCTAGCAAATTGCTTTGTGTACCTGTTGGGCAAAATATCGCAGCTTCTTTATTGAGTAACTCTGCGGCATACGCTTCAAGTGCATTAACGCTAGGGTCTTCGCCGTAAACATCATCGCCAGTGGGTGCTTGAGCCATCAAACGACGCATGTTTGCACACGGTTGGGTAACGGTATCGCTGCGCAGATCGATTAGTTGTGCCACGGTGTTTGACCTCGTAAAGTAAGTAACTTGCTGATGTAATCTTCGCGGTTGGTATAACCACCGGCTAAGTGTCTAAAGCCGCTAAATCCAGTGCGAGCGTGTAATGCTCGCCAGTTATCAAACCATACGGCTCGACCGGGTTGTAATTGGAAGTTAATTTGAAAAGCGGGATCGTTGAGTAATTTTTGAAACAATCCATAGGCGTGATAGAACGCTTTTTGCTGTTCGTCGCTCAACATAAATGGACTTCGGTCGTAATTATTGAAACAAATTTGCTCAAAATCGCCGGCGCTATTTTCGGTGATCACAGGGTGCTGACCGCGCAACTGGATGCCTGGCTCAATATAATGAGCCGGAACT harbors:
- the ltaE gene encoding low-specificity L-threonine aldolase: MRRLMAQAPTGDDVYGEDPSVNALEAYAAELLNKEAAIFCPTGTQSNLLGLLSHCGRGDEYIVGSAAHTYLYEGGGAAVLGSIQPQTVALANDATMDLTELENAIKPKDVHYARTKLICLENTHGGRSLPPGYTAAVRDIANNYNLRMHLDGARLFNAAVDTKCSAAQLAADFDSVSICLSKGLGAPVGSLLVSSKTLIDEARHWRKMLGGGMRQSGILAAAGHYALTENVKRLADDHQRAEQLATRLSQVAGVTLPLTKAYTNMLYVKVDRDMRARLESNAQAANIVLPQGESMRLVTHLNIDDKAIDAIVELFQQCAE